The following are encoded in a window of Aerococcus sanguinicola genomic DNA:
- the dprA gene encoding DNA-processing protein DprA: MFNKLSRRQQEIYLTESGLIPYSERLRLLQDPDRERVKIPAKHYDKWQNFTAHYPPAYFQELYQKEGVVPLVLGDAAYPEGLIETHKPALVLFCQGDLTLLKRLALAVVGSRKMTVYGQEALESLLPEVAKKLVIVSGLANGIDCLSHQIAMKEQGNTIAVIGTGLGQVYPDNHAKLQSQIARDHLLVSALPYHAGAKRWHFPYRNEIIAGLSAACLVVEAGHKSGSLITANYALQANRDVFAVPGPINQPLSRGTNELIQAGAKLILTSQDILEEYSHLF; encoded by the coding sequence ATGTTTAACAAGCTAAGTCGTCGCCAACAAGAGATTTACCTGACCGAATCGGGCCTCATTCCCTATAGCGAGCGCCTGCGATTATTGCAGGATCCTGACCGAGAAAGAGTAAAGATCCCAGCCAAACACTATGACAAATGGCAGAACTTTACCGCCCACTACCCACCGGCCTATTTCCAAGAACTCTACCAAAAAGAGGGGGTCGTGCCCCTTGTCCTTGGCGATGCTGCCTATCCTGAGGGGCTTATAGAAACCCATAAACCAGCCCTTGTCCTCTTCTGCCAGGGAGACCTTACATTATTGAAACGCCTAGCCCTAGCCGTAGTCGGCAGCCGTAAAATGACAGTTTATGGTCAGGAAGCACTAGAGAGCCTCCTACCAGAAGTCGCTAAGAAATTAGTCATTGTCAGCGGATTAGCAAATGGAATCGATTGCCTATCTCATCAGATAGCTATGAAAGAGCAAGGGAACACCATTGCGGTTATTGGGACTGGATTGGGTCAAGTTTATCCAGACAACCATGCCAAGCTGCAGAGCCAAATTGCACGCGACCACTTGCTGGTCTCGGCCTTGCCTTATCATGCGGGTGCCAAGCGCTGGCACTTTCCTTACCGCAATGAAATTATCGCGGGCCTTTCTGCCGCCTGCCTAGTAGTCGAAGCGGGGCATAAGAGTGGGTCCTTGATTACAGCGAATTATGCCTTGCAGGCTAACCGAGATGTCTTTGCCGTACCTGGCCCCATCAACCAGCCGCTCTCTCGGGGGACCAATGAATTGATCCAGGCAGGGGCTAAGCTGATTTTGACCAGTCAAGATATCCTGGAAGAGTATAGCCATCTTTTTTGA
- the topA gene encoding type I DNA topoisomerase, with protein MAYKYLVIVESPTKAKTIEKYLGRNYKVVASKGHLRDLPKSKMGIDIENEYDPYYITIRGKGPIIKELKKYAKKAEKIYLASDPDREGEAIAWHLAYILGLDPKDKIRVTYNEITKEAVKEAFKHARPIDNDLVDAQQARRILDRLVGYSLSPILWSKVKKGLSAGRVQSVALHLIIEREKEIRNFKPEEYWSIDGEFKKGREKFKANASKFKGKKLDLKNKQDVDQLMAHITSDEFTIANLTKKQRQRKPQKPFTTSSLQQEASKRLKFRTRKTMMIAQQLYEGINIGKGSVGLITYMRTDSTRVADVAKEGASDFITNTYGKEYLGKQGQSKAKNSNAQDAHEAIRPSAPDRTPQSIESYLTKDQYKLYSLIWCRFMASQMAPAIYDTVGCDIVQGEVSFRATGSQIKFEGYQKVYAEKKEKDNPLPDLANGDTVKSVSLDPKQHFTQPPARYTEASLIQTLEENGVGRPSTYSPTIETLIKRYYVKIEARRFEPTELGEIVNQLVATYFPDIVDVNFTASLENELDKIEEGKEEWVEVIDRFYQPFAKDLENAEEKIEKIVIKDEAAGFDCEKCGHPMVIKLGRYGKFYACSNFPDCRNTKAIVKEIGVDCPKCQEGQVIERKSKKNRIFYGCSRYPDCDFASWDKPIGRQCPVCQNYLVEKKKRGSKQVKCSQCDYQESEQKGDN; from the coding sequence TTGGCTTATAAGTACCTTGTCATTGTGGAATCACCGACTAAGGCGAAAACCATTGAAAAATATTTAGGCAGAAATTACAAAGTGGTTGCAAGTAAGGGCCACTTGCGGGACCTCCCTAAGAGTAAGATGGGGATCGATATCGAAAATGAGTATGATCCTTACTATATTACTATTCGGGGCAAGGGACCCATTATTAAAGAATTGAAGAAATACGCGAAAAAAGCAGAAAAAATTTACCTGGCTTCCGACCCGGACCGGGAAGGGGAGGCCATCGCCTGGCACCTGGCCTATATCCTAGGTCTTGACCCTAAGGATAAGATCCGGGTGACCTATAATGAAATTACCAAGGAAGCCGTTAAGGAGGCCTTCAAGCACGCCCGGCCGATCGACAATGACCTGGTAGATGCCCAGCAGGCACGCCGGATCCTCGACCGCTTGGTGGGCTATAGCCTGTCACCGATTCTCTGGTCCAAGGTCAAAAAAGGCCTGTCTGCTGGACGGGTTCAATCGGTCGCTTTACACTTAATCATTGAGCGTGAAAAGGAAATTCGCAATTTCAAACCAGAAGAATACTGGTCTATTGACGGCGAATTTAAGAAGGGGCGAGAAAAGTTCAAAGCCAATGCTTCTAAATTCAAAGGCAAGAAGCTTGATCTAAAGAACAAGCAAGATGTTGACCAGTTGATGGCCCACATCACATCTGATGAATTCACCATTGCCAACCTGACCAAGAAGCAACGGCAAAGAAAGCCACAAAAACCTTTCACCACGTCTTCGCTCCAACAAGAAGCTTCTAAGCGGCTTAAATTCCGGACCCGGAAGACTATGATGATCGCCCAACAATTATATGAAGGAATTAATATTGGCAAGGGAAGCGTCGGTCTGATTACCTACATGCGTACCGACTCCACCCGGGTCGCTGATGTCGCCAAAGAAGGGGCCAGTGACTTTATCACTAACACTTACGGTAAGGAATACCTGGGTAAGCAAGGGCAAAGCAAGGCCAAAAACAGCAATGCCCAAGACGCCCACGAAGCCATTCGTCCTTCAGCTCCCGACCGGACCCCTCAGTCCATCGAATCTTACCTGACCAAGGACCAGTACAAGCTCTACAGCCTCATCTGGTGCCGGTTTATGGCCAGTCAAATGGCGCCTGCTATCTATGACACAGTAGGCTGCGACATCGTCCAAGGAGAAGTTTCTTTCCGGGCAACAGGTTCACAAATTAAATTTGAAGGTTATCAAAAAGTCTACGCTGAGAAAAAGGAAAAGGATAATCCGCTCCCTGACTTAGCTAATGGGGATACTGTAAAGAGTGTCAGCTTAGATCCTAAGCAACACTTTACCCAACCCCCAGCCCGCTATACGGAAGCTAGCCTCATCCAAACTTTGGAAGAAAACGGCGTCGGGCGGCCATCGACCTATTCACCAACCATTGAAACCCTGATCAAACGTTACTATGTTAAGATCGAAGCCCGACGCTTTGAGCCGACCGAGCTCGGTGAAATCGTCAACCAACTCGTTGCCACGTATTTCCCAGACATTGTTGATGTGAACTTCACGGCCAGCCTAGAAAATGAGCTGGATAAGATTGAAGAGGGCAAGGAAGAGTGGGTGGAAGTCATCGACCGCTTCTACCAACCCTTCGCCAAGGACTTGGAAAACGCTGAGGAAAAAATTGAAAAAATTGTCATCAAAGATGAGGCCGCTGGTTTCGACTGCGAAAAATGTGGCCATCCCATGGTGATTAAATTGGGCCGCTATGGCAAATTCTACGCCTGCTCTAACTTCCCTGACTGCCGGAATACCAAGGCCATTGTCAAGGAAATTGGTGTCGACTGTCCTAAGTGCCAAGAAGGCCAAGTCATTGAGCGGAAATCGAAAAAGAACCGTATTTTCTACGGCTGCAGCCGTTATCCTGACTGTGATTTTGCTTCTTGGGACAAGCCCATTGGTCGCCAGTGCCCAGTTTGCCAAAACTACCTCGTTGAAAAGAAAAAGCGGGGGAGTAAACAAGTCAAATGTAGCCAATGCGACTACCAAGAAAGCGAACAAAAAGGGGATAATTAG
- the plsY gene encoding glycerol-3-phosphate 1-O-acyltransferase PlsY produces the protein MLLNLLLLIIAYLLGSVPFGLLIGRVFYQTDLRDYGSGNIGTTNAFRALGRTGGLFVFVCDMLKAGLIVLIAQSFTVFTWHPLVYGIAVILGHSFSIFLKFKGGKAVASSFGMGLFYAPLISLLGIGAFFLVLYFSRMVSLASITGVLTALVLSLLFTSDHFLQLILVIVCLIVILRHRTNIERILNGSESKVPFGFRAKK, from the coding sequence ATGTTATTAAATCTATTACTTTTAATTATTGCTTATCTTCTTGGCTCAGTTCCTTTTGGGCTACTGATCGGTCGGGTCTTCTATCAGACTGACCTCCGTGACTACGGCTCAGGGAATATCGGGACCACCAATGCCTTTCGTGCTCTTGGTAGGACCGGTGGCTTATTTGTCTTCGTCTGCGATATGCTCAAAGCAGGTCTCATTGTCCTCATTGCCCAGAGCTTTACTGTCTTTACTTGGCATCCCCTGGTTTATGGCATTGCGGTCATTTTGGGCCATAGCTTCTCGATCTTTCTCAAGTTCAAGGGAGGTAAGGCCGTGGCTTCTAGCTTCGGCATGGGACTCTTCTACGCGCCCCTGATTTCCCTTTTGGGGATTGGCGCCTTCTTCTTAGTCCTCTACTTCTCACGCATGGTGAGCTTAGCTTCAATCACTGGTGTGTTGACGGCTTTGGTCTTGTCGCTTCTTTTTACTAGCGATCATTTCCTCCAACTGATCTTAGTCATTGTATGCTTGATCGTTATCCTCAGGCACCGGACCAATATTGAACGCATCCTCAATGGTAGTGAATCCAAGGTGCCTTTTGGTTTCCGGGCCAAAAAATAA
- a CDS encoding YozE family protein, with the protein MSLSFYRYVERFRGRGSLEVDQKEAFADLVYRDLDFPRDSKEFDEISRYIEGHSDYADYISCFDDLWQAYDYEQG; encoded by the coding sequence ATGTCACTTTCATTTTACCGCTATGTGGAACGGTTTAGAGGGCGGGGCAGTCTAGAGGTCGACCAGAAGGAAGCTTTTGCTGACTTGGTCTACCGCGACCTGGACTTTCCCCGCGACAGTAAGGAATTCGATGAAATCAGCCGCTATATTGAAGGCCATAGTGACTATGCCGATTACATCTCATGTTTTGATGACTTATGGCAGGCCTATGACTATGAACAAGGTTAG
- the lepB gene encoding signal peptidase I: MKRFFNEVISFILPILIAVVLVLGVQKYIAFPINISGDSMAPTLHNGDMAIAYRLAEPDRGDIVVFPGPDAPNEKYIKRVIGKAGDTIKYQDNQLYVNGEPVKEEYLEPLKASNPGQLVTQNFTLEELTNEKTVPEGEFFVLGDNRPVSKDSRYFGFVHSDQVEGTTNFRFWPLSDFGKIQE, translated from the coding sequence ATGAAACGATTTTTTAATGAAGTAATTTCTTTTATCCTCCCAATTCTCATTGCGGTTGTCCTAGTTTTAGGGGTGCAAAAATACATTGCCTTCCCGATTAATATTTCGGGTGACTCCATGGCGCCTACTCTCCACAATGGGGATATGGCCATCGCCTATCGCTTGGCTGAACCAGATCGCGGGGATATTGTCGTCTTCCCGGGCCCCGATGCCCCTAATGAGAAATACATCAAACGGGTAATCGGTAAGGCTGGGGATACGATTAAATACCAGGACAACCAGCTCTACGTCAACGGCGAGCCTGTTAAAGAGGAATATCTGGAGCCCTTAAAGGCCAGCAATCCCGGCCAGCTGGTGACCCAGAACTTCACCCTCGAAGAACTGACCAATGAAAAAACGGTGCCTGAGGGCGAATTCTTTGTCCTCGGTGACAACCGTCCCGTTTCAAAGGACAGCCGCTATTTTGGCTTCGTCCACAGCGACCAAGTCGAAGGGACCACCAACTTTAGATTCTGGCCCCTATCTGACTTCGGCAAGATTCAAGAATAA
- the parE gene encoding DNA topoisomerase IV subunit B: protein MTKKQAQYDESSIQVLEGLEAVRKRPGMYVGSTDSRGLHHLVYEIVDNSVDEALAGYCDEIDVCIHPDNSVTVQDNGRGMPIGQHATGRPTVEVILTVLHAGGKFGGGGYSTSGGLHGVGSSVVNALSSSLEVTVHRDQKEYKQAFKDGGKPGKAHLKSIKSKATGTKIHFKPDEKIFGQAQFDRKTLQEHLRESAFLMKNLKINFKDEREDFEESYHYEEGIVAFVKYLNEDKDALHQAVYFEDKAAESGIEMELAFQYNDGYSETILSFVNNVRTSDGGTHVSGLKTGLTKAFNEYARKTNLLKPKEKNLEGTDVREGFTAVLSIHVPEEYLQFEGQTKSKLGTPQARSSVEAMVNEKLGIYLLENGESAQHLVRKALKAREARDAARKAREESRKGKKSRKRETLLSGKLTPAQGKNAKRNELFLVEGDSAGGSAKQGRDRKFQAILPLRGKVLNTEKASMQDILKNEELNTIIYTIGAGVGVEFELADANYDKVIIMTDADTDGAHIQVLLLTFFYRYMRPLVEAGKVYLAMPPLYKVSKGKGKKAKIRYAWTDEELAQVTKEVGKGYTLQRYKGLGEMNADQLWETTMNPDSRTLIRVTLDDQSLAEKRVSVLMGNKVAPRREWIEENVAFTMDEEDKLLEAASQESDPEMEEELASKLADQSAGPEADQTSLFDDEEF from the coding sequence ATGACCAAAAAGCAAGCACAATATGATGAAAGTTCAATCCAAGTCCTAGAAGGCTTGGAAGCCGTCAGAAAACGGCCGGGAATGTATGTGGGATCAACAGATAGCCGAGGCCTTCACCACTTGGTCTATGAGATTGTAGACAATTCTGTCGATGAGGCTCTTGCTGGCTATTGCGATGAGATTGACGTCTGCATCCATCCAGATAATTCTGTCACCGTCCAAGATAATGGCCGGGGCATGCCCATTGGCCAACATGCGACAGGCCGGCCCACGGTAGAAGTTATTTTAACCGTCCTCCATGCCGGAGGGAAGTTCGGAGGTGGCGGCTATTCGACTTCAGGTGGCTTGCACGGGGTTGGCTCTTCTGTCGTGAACGCACTTTCTTCATCACTAGAAGTTACCGTCCACCGTGACCAAAAAGAGTATAAGCAAGCTTTCAAGGACGGCGGTAAGCCAGGTAAGGCCCACTTGAAGTCCATTAAATCCAAGGCCACAGGAACCAAGATTCATTTCAAACCAGATGAAAAAATCTTTGGCCAGGCCCAATTCGATCGCAAGACCTTACAAGAGCACTTGCGCGAATCAGCCTTCTTAATGAAGAACTTAAAGATTAATTTTAAAGATGAAAGAGAGGACTTCGAAGAAAGCTACCACTATGAAGAGGGGATTGTCGCCTTCGTTAAATACCTTAATGAAGACAAGGACGCCCTCCACCAGGCTGTTTATTTCGAAGACAAGGCAGCCGAGAGCGGAATCGAGATGGAACTCGCCTTCCAGTACAACGATGGCTATTCCGAAACCATCCTATCCTTTGTCAACAATGTACGGACTTCGGACGGGGGGACCCATGTTTCAGGGCTTAAGACCGGACTTACCAAGGCCTTCAATGAATATGCGCGGAAGACCAACCTGCTCAAACCCAAGGAAAAAAACCTGGAAGGGACCGATGTGCGCGAAGGCTTCACGGCTGTCCTATCCATCCATGTGCCGGAAGAATACCTACAATTTGAAGGGCAGACCAAGAGTAAGCTAGGAACCCCCCAGGCTCGGTCCAGTGTGGAAGCTATGGTTAATGAGAAGTTGGGCATCTACCTTCTCGAAAACGGGGAATCCGCCCAGCACTTGGTCCGCAAGGCATTGAAAGCTCGAGAAGCCCGGGATGCTGCTCGCAAGGCCCGGGAAGAGAGCCGCAAGGGCAAGAAGAGCCGCAAACGAGAAACTCTCTTATCCGGCAAGCTGACCCCTGCCCAGGGTAAAAACGCTAAACGTAATGAGCTCTTCTTAGTCGAAGGGGATTCAGCGGGAGGCTCAGCCAAGCAGGGACGGGACCGGAAGTTCCAAGCCATCCTACCGCTTCGAGGCAAGGTCTTAAATACGGAAAAGGCCAGCATGCAGGATATCTTAAAGAATGAAGAATTGAATACTATTATCTATACCATCGGTGCCGGCGTCGGGGTAGAATTTGAACTTGCCGATGCAAATTACGATAAGGTCATCATCATGACCGATGCGGATACCGATGGGGCCCATATTCAAGTCCTCCTCTTGACCTTCTTCTACCGCTATATGCGGCCCTTGGTCGAAGCCGGCAAGGTTTATTTGGCTATGCCTCCTCTTTATAAAGTATCTAAAGGTAAGGGGAAAAAGGCAAAAATCCGCTATGCTTGGACCGATGAAGAGCTTGCCCAAGTGACTAAGGAAGTTGGCAAGGGCTATACCCTCCAACGCTACAAGGGTCTGGGGGAAATGAATGCTGACCAATTATGGGAAACGACGATGAACCCTGACTCCCGCACCTTGATCCGGGTGACCTTGGATGACCAATCGCTAGCTGAGAAGCGTGTTTCCGTCCTGATGGGGAACAAGGTAGCCCCTAGACGGGAATGGATTGAAGAAAATGTTGCCTTTACTATGGATGAAGAGGACAAGCTTTTAGAGGCTGCTAGCCAGGAGAGCGATCCAGAAATGGAAGAAGAATTGGCCAGTAAACTGGCTGACCAGTCTGCTGGTCCCGAAGCTGACCAAACGAGTCTATTTGATGATGAGGAGTTTTAG
- the xerC gene encoding tyrosine recombinase XerC, translating to MTAKGKAFLNYLTNERHYSEETLLAYQHDLEEFADFLSEANVNDLKDLTYQDIRRYLFQLQKKDLAKSSLARRLSSLRSAFNFFQESGWVDNNPFQYVHSPKQGLHLPDFFYEEELLALFEAVQGPEALQQRDRALLEFLYATGARVSECTELSLDQVELDAMVVLLHGKGGKDRYVPFGGPCKEALQTYLAEGRQELLAKSGEDHQLVFVNYKGQGLSREGIAYILKQIVKRSASQLAIHPHKLRHSFATHLLNHGADIRTVQELLGHSSLSTTQIYTHLSKESLRQNYMTFHPRAQRQGHNSNRSSQED from the coding sequence TTGACAGCAAAAGGAAAAGCCTTCCTAAACTACCTTACAAATGAAAGACACTATAGTGAAGAAACGCTCCTAGCCTACCAGCATGACCTTGAGGAATTTGCGGATTTTCTATCGGAAGCAAATGTAAACGATTTAAAAGATTTGACTTATCAAGATATCCGCCGCTATTTATTCCAATTACAAAAAAAGGACCTGGCCAAGTCATCGCTTGCCAGGCGTTTGAGTAGTTTACGGTCTGCTTTTAATTTTTTCCAAGAATCCGGTTGGGTCGATAACAATCCTTTTCAATATGTTCATTCGCCCAAGCAAGGCTTGCACCTGCCGGACTTTTTTTATGAGGAGGAGCTGCTTGCTCTATTCGAAGCCGTCCAAGGTCCTGAAGCTCTCCAGCAGAGGGACCGAGCTCTTCTCGAATTTCTTTATGCAACGGGCGCCCGGGTTAGCGAATGCACGGAACTTAGCTTAGACCAAGTTGAATTGGACGCCATGGTCGTGCTCCTCCACGGTAAGGGGGGCAAGGACCGCTATGTGCCGTTCGGTGGGCCTTGTAAGGAGGCTTTACAGACCTATCTAGCTGAGGGACGCCAAGAGCTCCTAGCTAAATCTGGCGAAGATCATCAGCTCGTTTTTGTTAACTACAAAGGACAGGGGCTCAGCCGTGAGGGGATTGCCTATATTCTCAAGCAGATAGTCAAACGGAGTGCCTCCCAGCTGGCCATCCACCCCCACAAACTCCGCCACTCCTTTGCCACCCATTTATTGAACCATGGAGCAGATATTCGGACCGTCCAGGAGCTACTGGGCCACTCCAGCCTCTCCACCACCCAAATCTATACCCACCTTTCTAAGGAAAGCCTACGTCAGAATTATATGACTTTTCACCCGCGGGCCCAGCGTCAAGGGCACAATTCAAACCGATCATCTCAGGAGGACTAA
- a CDS encoding ribonuclease HII has translation MTKRESIQAIKDRLQAKGADLRPEDLAPYSQDERKGVQQVLKTYQRRIDRAQEEGAAIQELRAYEDQLRAQGYAYIAGVDEVGRGPLAGPVVTCAVILPPDMPAVYFNDSKQLSHKKRQALVADIDKYALACEIGLSPAERIDRINILQATKEAMAASVNQLQPKASYVLVDAITIPGISQPQEAIIKGDARIYSIAAASIYAKEYRDRLMADYAELYPEYGFDQHAGYGTKAHLEALAKYGPCPIHRKSFAPVKDFI, from the coding sequence ATGACTAAGCGCGAGAGCATCCAAGCCATTAAAGACCGGCTCCAAGCCAAGGGAGCGGACCTGAGGCCGGAAGACCTGGCTCCCTATAGCCAAGACGAGCGCAAGGGGGTCCAGCAGGTCCTCAAGACTTACCAGCGCCGCATCGACCGGGCCCAAGAAGAAGGAGCAGCGATCCAAGAGTTGAGGGCCTATGAAGACCAGCTGAGGGCCCAGGGCTATGCCTATATTGCTGGCGTTGACGAAGTAGGGCGGGGGCCCCTGGCTGGGCCAGTTGTCACTTGTGCGGTCATTTTGCCCCCAGATATGCCAGCTGTTTACTTCAATGACTCCAAGCAGCTCTCCCATAAGAAGCGCCAGGCCTTGGTTGCCGATATCGATAAGTATGCCCTGGCCTGCGAGATTGGCCTCAGTCCCGCTGAACGTATTGACCGCATTAATATCCTCCAGGCGACTAAAGAAGCGATGGCGGCTTCTGTTAACCAGCTCCAACCCAAGGCTTCCTATGTCCTGGTTGATGCGATAACCATACCGGGAATCAGCCAGCCCCAAGAGGCGATCATCAAAGGCGATGCGCGTATTTATTCCATTGCTGCGGCATCAATCTATGCCAAGGAGTATCGAGACCGTCTCATGGCAGACTATGCCGAGCTTTATCCAGAATATGGTTTCGACCAACATGCAGGCTACGGAACTAAGGCCCACTTAGAGGCCCTAGCCAAGTACGGCCCTTGCCCCATCCACCGCAAAAGCTTTGCCCCAGTTAAAGATTTTATTTAA
- a CDS encoding S41 family peptidase: MQEDKHTQTSDQAKASPKNTGKLGKKRVGQGALCLSVGLVLGILGTNTYTTGRLPWDLLASDQALSAADLRKLQYGYQILNDQYIGDVKKGEVVNGAMAGMADSVKDPYTAYLTGAASESLDETIKGSFEGIGAQVTTENGWLTIISPIKDSPAEKAGLQANDIILEVDGKSTKGLSTEEAVKMIRGEKGTEVELKIKRGDQEQTVKVKRDEIPIETVHARLMDQAPDVGHIQISEFSETTYDELVQNLKDLQKQGAKKFVLDVRGNPGGLLPSVLKVANIFLEEGQTILKVEDNQGEEQVYQANSQDLGDFKVQAPLVVLIDEGSASASEILAGALQQSGQVPVVGQNSYGKGSVQTVFPLDKNGKMKVTVAKWLTPDGTWINEKGIQPDIEQSLPEYAKLTLIDTSQHYKAGQQSEAVLNIQKILHSLGYLSEDQVTSRYDQGTVEAVQTVQEEAGLKVTGEVDGETALRLTQKMQEKIKANDSQLDKAIDVLAQA; the protein is encoded by the coding sequence ATGCAGGAAGATAAACACACGCAAACAAGTGACCAAGCTAAAGCAAGCCCTAAAAATACAGGCAAGTTGGGCAAAAAAAGAGTTGGGCAGGGTGCTCTCTGCCTGTCGGTTGGACTGGTCCTGGGTATCCTAGGAACCAATACCTATACCACAGGCCGTTTACCCTGGGACCTGCTAGCTTCAGACCAGGCCCTATCGGCTGCTGACCTGCGTAAGCTCCAGTACGGCTACCAAATCTTGAACGACCAATATATTGGAGACGTTAAGAAGGGGGAAGTCGTGAATGGTGCTATGGCGGGAATGGCAGATAGTGTAAAAGACCCCTATACCGCTTATTTGACCGGTGCTGCTTCAGAGAGTCTGGATGAAACCATCAAGGGGAGTTTTGAAGGGATTGGCGCCCAAGTCACTACCGAGAATGGCTGGCTTACAATTATCAGCCCCATCAAGGATTCACCCGCTGAAAAAGCTGGCTTACAGGCCAATGATATCATCCTCGAAGTGGATGGCAAGTCGACCAAGGGTTTGTCTACCGAAGAAGCGGTCAAGATGATCCGCGGCGAGAAGGGAACAGAGGTCGAGCTGAAGATTAAGCGGGGCGACCAAGAGCAGACAGTCAAGGTGAAGCGGGATGAAATCCCTATCGAAACCGTCCATGCCCGTCTTATGGACCAAGCCCCTGACGTCGGCCATATCCAAATCTCCGAATTCTCAGAAACGACCTACGACGAACTCGTTCAAAACCTCAAGGACCTGCAAAAGCAGGGCGCTAAGAAATTCGTCTTAGATGTGCGGGGGAATCCAGGGGGCCTCTTGCCTTCCGTTTTGAAGGTTGCCAATATCTTCCTCGAAGAGGGGCAGACCATTTTGAAGGTGGAAGACAACCAGGGGGAAGAGCAAGTCTACCAGGCCAATAGCCAAGACTTGGGCGACTTTAAAGTCCAAGCCCCTCTCGTTGTCCTAATTGATGAAGGTTCGGCCAGTGCGAGTGAAATCTTAGCCGGCGCCCTCCAACAGAGCGGTCAAGTGCCGGTCGTGGGTCAGAATTCTTATGGTAAGGGATCCGTGCAGACTGTCTTCCCCCTTGATAAGAATGGGAAGATGAAGGTCACTGTGGCGAAATGGCTAACTCCTGACGGTACTTGGATCAATGAGAAGGGAATCCAGCCAGATATTGAGCAAAGCCTGCCAGAATATGCTAAACTGACCCTAATTGATACGAGCCAGCACTACAAGGCGGGCCAACAATCTGAGGCCGTCCTCAATATTCAAAAGATCCTCCACAGCTTGGGTTATCTCAGCGAAGACCAGGTGACCAGCCGTTACGACCAAGGCACCGTTGAAGCGGTTCAAACCGTCCAGGAAGAAGCCGGCTTGAAGGTCACAGGAGAAGTGGACGGAGAAACCGCCCTGCGTTTAACCCAAAAGATGCAAGAGAAGATTAAAGCCAATGATAGCCAGTTGGATAAGGCCATTGACGTCTTGGCGCAAGCTTAG
- the ylqF gene encoding ribosome biogenesis GTPase YlqF, with protein MATIQWYPGHMAKAKKEVQNHLSQVDYVIELRDARVPESSKNPMIDQIIQDKPRIIVLNKSDLADKEETQAWLDLLNQEEGSQSCALNSKNPKEMKRFKKKLYDWTAPVREKWQAKGVKHQAVRLMIVGIPNVGKSTFINQFTQKKKAQVGNKPGVTKGQQWIRIDKDFELLDTPGILWPKFEDPEVGTRLALCTAIKQTHYYNDDIALYALAFLMDYYPGAIEAKYPISADQVHPPYPELLMTLTEKMGFLDDYDRASEKIIKDFQDGAISRLTLDRVADYEMAQEAADND; from the coding sequence ATGGCAACAATTCAATGGTATCCTGGACATATGGCCAAAGCCAAGAAAGAGGTCCAAAACCACCTGAGCCAAGTCGACTATGTAATCGAACTCAGGGATGCCCGGGTGCCCGAAAGCAGTAAGAACCCGATGATCGATCAGATTATCCAAGACAAGCCCCGGATCATTGTCCTTAATAAATCAGACCTAGCCGATAAAGAAGAAACCCAGGCTTGGCTAGACCTGCTCAACCAAGAAGAAGGCAGCCAGTCTTGCGCCTTAAACAGTAAAAACCCCAAGGAAATGAAACGCTTTAAGAAAAAGCTCTACGACTGGACAGCCCCCGTGCGAGAAAAGTGGCAGGCCAAGGGAGTCAAACACCAAGCGGTCCGTCTCATGATTGTAGGAATTCCCAATGTGGGTAAGTCTACCTTTATCAACCAATTTACCCAAAAGAAAAAGGCCCAAGTCGGGAATAAGCCCGGTGTCACCAAGGGCCAACAATGGATTCGAATCGATAAGGATTTTGAACTTTTAGATACTCCGGGAATTCTCTGGCCTAAGTTTGAAGACCCAGAAGTAGGGACGCGTCTGGCCCTCTGTACGGCGATTAAGCAGACCCATTATTACAACGATGACATTGCCCTCTATGCTTTAGCCTTCCTCATGGACTATTATCCCGGTGCCATCGAGGCCAAGTATCCCATTTCTGCTGACCAGGTACACCCTCCATATCCGGAACTCCTCATGACCCTAACGGAAAAGATGGGCTTCTTAGATGATTACGACCGGGCCTCAGAAAAAATCATCAAGGACTTCCAAGATGGCGCCATTAGCCGGCTGACCTTGGACCGAGTGGCGGACTATGAAATGGCTCAGGAGGCAGCTGATAATGACTAA